The Streptomyces cyaneogriseus subsp. noncyanogenus region ACCCAACTGGCCGCGGTGACCCTGACCTTCCTCCTGAGCCTCCGCCTGCCCCGCACGGTCTCCTGAACGCGCGCCGCGACACAAGAGCCCTCGACGCGGGACCGCTCATCCGGTTCCGCCTCGGGGGCCCATGCGTGTACCCGAGGGGGGAGCCATGCACCGGCCACCCTGGAAGTCCGGTCCTCACACACCGGTCAAGGGCATGCCCGGCAGCGACCGGTCCGTCTACGACGAGATCCCGCTTCCGTTTGCCCCTCGTCCGTCAGCCACGCGGTCTCAGCCAACCTGCTCGAAGACCATCGACCACCAGCTGTCCGGCTGCGCGAACGCGTACCGGTCTCGGGCCCGGAGGTATTCGACGAGCTTGTCCGTGTACGGGCCGCGATCCTGGGGCGCGGCCTGCTCCAAGTGCTTAGTGCGCAACACGAAGCGGTACAGGAACTCGACGAAGTCGCCGAGGGTCCGGTTGACGATCTCGGCGCGTGGCTCCTCGTCGAAGGACATGAGGATCACGTAGCCGCGCTCCATGTCGAGGCAGTAGCGCATCGAGGGGTCGTCGGTGGGGCCGCCCAGCACGAGGATGTGTGTCTTCTCGCCACCCGCGGCCACCGGCACCACAGTGAAGGGATCGGGCCCCTCCTCGGCGGTATCGAGGGTGAACAGGACATCGACGAACTTGGGCAGACCGACGTCACACAGCATCTCGGCGTCGGACTCGGACAGGCCGCGCTCCTCGGCGATGGGACGGGCCAACGTGACCACGCGTTCCGCGCCGAACAGCTCCGTCATCTCCTCATGGGTCGCCATGCGTCCCCTTTCCCTTCGTTCGCGCCCTCGTCCGGCCGCGTCGGCGTTCAGTCGGCGAGACCAGCCCTCCGCAGCAGCTTCAGCCAGTCGTCATGCTCCACCATCTCATCGTCGACCAATGCCAGCCGTGCGTACTCCGAAGTGGCCAGCCGCTCCAGGAAGAATGCCTCCAACCCCTGCGCCAGTTGCTCGAAGTGCTCCGCCTCGAACCACTCGCGGTGCTCCACCGGAATGCCGAGGACGCCGCCGCCCATGCGGTCGAGGAAGACCGGCGTTCCGTGGATCATCCCGATGCAGAACAGCTTCTCCGGGGACAGCGGCAGCGGGGAGCCGTCCACAGGCTCGCAGTAGTACTGGTGCTCTTCGGCCTCCTCCAAGCCGAAGAGCTGCACGGACGGGCCGCAGTCCGCACCGTCCAGTACACGGCAGAATTCCAGGAACTCCCTCGGCACCCCGTCGGCCTCTGCGGCGGCCGCGGTCTCGTCGTCGATCGCGCCGCCGAGCAGATACCGGTACAAATCCGGGCTCTCCGCCTGAGCTGACCGCAGGGCCTCCACCGTCACGCGCAGACGGGACCCCGAGCTCGCGCTAGTCATCTGGCCACCACTTGATGTCGATTCTGATCGGGTTGCCGTCCGGAAGATCCTTGATCTGCGGGCGTATCTGCCGGGTACCGATCTCGTAGTTCGTCGTCCGGTCGAGCATCCGTAGGTTACGCCACGCGTCCGGTCCGCCGGTCTGGAGTTCGTTGACGTGGTCGGGCTCCATCCTGCGCGCAGCCTGCGCGGCCGCCTCGGCGAACTCGGGGTCGTCCTTGTGGTTTCTGCGGATCAAGTTCTCC contains the following coding sequences:
- a CDS encoding SUKH-4 family immunity protein gives rise to the protein MATHEEMTELFGAERVVTLARPIAEERGLSESDAEMLCDVGLPKFVDVLFTLDTAEEGPDPFTVVPVAAGGEKTHILVLGGPTDDPSMRYCLDMERGYVILMSFDEEPRAEIVNRTLGDFVEFLYRFVLRTKHLEQAAPQDRGPYTDKLVEYLRARDRYAFAQPDSWWSMVFEQVG